The following are encoded in a window of Microtus ochrogaster isolate Prairie Vole_2 linkage group LG7_11, MicOch1.0, whole genome shotgun sequence genomic DNA:
- the Ing2 gene encoding inhibitor of growth protein 2: MLGQQQQLYSSAALLTGERSRLLTCYVQDYLECVESLPHDMQRNVSVLRELDNKYQETLKEIDDVYEKYKKEDDSNQKKRLQQHLQRALINSQELGDEKIQIVTQMLELVENRARQMELHSQCFQDPAESERALDKGKMDSGQPERSSRRPRRQRTSESRDLCHMTNGVEDCDDQPPKEKKSKSAKKKKRSKAKQEREASPVEFAIDPNEPTYCLCNQVSYGEMIGCDNEQCPIEWFHFSCVSLTYKPKGKWYCPKCRGDNEKTMDKSTEKTKKERRAR, encoded by the exons ATGttagggcagcagcagcagctgtacTCGTCGGCCGCGCTCCTGACCGGAGAGCGGAGCCGGCTGCTCACCTGCTACGTGCAAGACTACCTGGAGTGCGTGGAGTCGCTGCCCCACGACATGCAGAGGAACGTGTCGGTGCTGCGGGAGCTGGACAACAAATACCAAG AAACTTTAAAGGAAATTGATGATGTctatgaaaaatataagaaagaagatGATTCAAACCAGAAGAAACGCCTACAGCAACATCTGCAGAGAGCGTTGATTAATAGCCAGGAATTGGGAGATGAAAAAATTCAGATTGTCACACAAATGCTCGAATTGGTGGAAAATCGGGCAAGACAAATGGAGCTGCACTCACAGTGTTTTCAAGATCCTGCTGAAAGTGAACGAGCCTTAGACAAAGGAAAGATGGATTCTGGTCAGCCCGAGCGATCTTCTAGAAGACCTCGAAGACAGCGAACCAGTGAGAGCCGTGATTTATGTCACATGACAAATGGGGTTGAAGACTGTGATGATCAgccaccaaaagaaaagaaatccaaatcCGCCAAGAAAAAGAAGCGCTCCAAGGCCAAGCAGGAAAGGGAAGCCTCGCCTGTTGAGTTTGCAATAGATCCCAATGAACCTACCTACTGCTTATGTAACCAAGTGTCTTACGGGGAAATGATAGGCTGTGACAATGAACAGTGTCCCATTGAATGGTTCCACTTCTCATGTGTTTCACTCACCTATAAACCAAAGGGGAAATGGTACTGCCCAAAGTGCAGGGGAGACAATGAGAAAACAATGGACAAAAgtactgaaaagacaaaaaaggagagaagagcgAGGTAG